GGTCGTTCGACTACATCATCCTCAACCAGACGCTGCAGGCGGTCAAAAAACCCCACGTCGTCCTGTCGGAGATGCTGCGCGTGGGCGAGAAGGCGGTGGTCGGGTTCCCCAACTTCGCCCACTGGAAGATGCGGACGTACCTGCTGATGCGAGGCCGGATGCCGATGACGGAGTATCTCCCCTACGAGTGGTACGACACGCCGAACATCCACTTCTGCACCGTGACGGATTTCGAGGAGTATTGCCGGAAGTTCTCCCTGCGGGTGGAGC
The window above is part of the Deltaproteobacteria bacterium genome. Proteins encoded here:
- the metW gene encoding methionine biosynthesis protein MetW translates to MSPAGTRIDHDIILDIVPRGAKVLDLGCGDGSLLEKLVRTKDVRGSGIEISDEGIRECIAKGLAVLQEDIDHGLKDYPDRSFDYIILNQTLQAVKKPHVVLSEMLRVGEKAVVGFPNFAHWKMRTYLLMRGRMPMTEYLPYEWYDTPNIHFCTVTDFEEYCRKFSLRVE